The nucleotide sequence CTCCTTTTATTCCCAATAACTTTGAAAAAGCGGGTTCAGTTTTAATACCTAACTTTTTCAAAGCTAATACCTCCTGCCTAAAGTCCTCTCCTTTTTCTTTCAAAATAGAATACTCTATCAACATATGCCTGTAGGCATTTTGCAAAGACACAGGTTTATCTTCTCCATATATCTCAAACTGAAATCCTTCAAACTCAAAAGAAGATAGAATAAATTGGTCTTTCTCTTCTAATTTGAAATGTTGATGGGATTGAAAGTTTTCATTTAGTAAATGTATAAACCGTTGCCTATCCTTTACTTCACAAATTAAATCAAGATCACTCTCAGGTAAATTTATTTCAATGGGTATAGTACCAGCTAAGGTGATATCAAAATCTTTTAAAATATGTACGATTTTACTTTTCAATAACACCTTATATGAAGCTTGCTGAATGGAATTCCCTTTCGACAAATATTCAATAGATTTGAAATCTCTCATATCCTAAGGATGTGAAAATACCCAATGAGAACCATCTTCAAAATATTCTTTCTTCCAAATAGGCACTGTTTCTTTTAAAGTATTTATAGCATACTGACAGCCATCGAAGCTCGCTTTTCTGTGCGGTGTTGACACAGCAATCACAACTGCGATTTCTCCTACAAGGCAATCACCGATAGCATGAACTATACTTACCTTATCTGCCTGATATTTTTCTTTCACACTATTAGCAATTTTCTCCAATTCTGAAATGGCCATTGGTGTATAAGATTCAAAGAATAGCTTTGTTACTTTATTTCCTGTTGGATTATCTCTTACTGTTCCAATAAATACATCAATCGCTCCACAATAGTCCGATTTGACACTATCTATTATCTCAGCTACATTTATTTCTTTTGTCTCTTTTAACTCAATCATAGTCTTGTCAATTATTTATATCATCCCCCTGACATTGGTGGAATTAAAGCCACCTCATCATTACTCGTCACTTTTTCGGTACCATCAGCATGCTCGCCATTGACAGCAAGAGCAATAGATCTTAGTTTGGACAATTCTGGATACTTTACTTTTAGCTCTTCTAATAATTGACTAGAAGTTTGTTCTGATTGTGACAATTCCCAG is from Flammeovirga agarivorans and encodes:
- a CDS encoding DUF4269 domain-containing protein, with the translated sequence MKSKIVHILKDFDITLAGTIPIEINLPESDLDLICEVKDRQRFIHLLNENFQSHQHFKLEEKDQFILSSFEFEGFQFEIYGEDKPVSLQNAYRHMLIEYSILKEKGEDFRQEVLALKKLGIKTEPAFSKLLGIKGDPYQGLLDYGVLKKHL
- a CDS encoding MoaD/ThiS family protein, with product MKILLFGIAKDIIGGNILDWELSQSEQTSSQLLEELKVKYPELSKLRSIALAVNGEHADGTEKVTSNDEVALIPPMSGG
- a CDS encoding molybdenum cofactor biosynthesis protein MoaE, whose product is MIELKETKEINVAEIIDSVKSDYCGAIDVFIGTVRDNPTGNKVTKLFFESYTPMAISELEKIANSVKEKYQADKVSIVHAIGDCLVGEIAVVIAVSTPHRKASFDGCQYAINTLKETVPIWKKEYFEDGSHWVFSHP